The DNA segment CAAACCATCCACTAGGGTTTCATAAGCTTCATGAATCTTTTCTTGACTTTCATCCACCCCTTTTAATACATCCACCAGTTTCATCGTTTGATAAAGGGAATTGGAGCTTTCTGAATCATAATATTCAAATAGAGAAAGATAATCTTGAGCAGATTTCTTCATTTCTTTAGCTTGTTTCTCAAGCTGTTTTAGTTTCTCTTCCTCCCCTTGTTGTAAATTCGCTTCTTCTAGTTCTTGAAGTTGGAATTGATAAAAGTCTAATTCTTCTTCCCCCAGTTTTGTATTTAAAAAGTCTTCTTTTTCTTTTAAGGCTTGCTTATAGTTTTCATAGGCTTCTTTAACGGCTTTTTTTTGTGCGTGAAGGCGACCATATTCATCTAATAAATAAAGATGTCTTGTTTTTTGCAAAAGATAAGCTGAATCTTTTTGCCCATGAATGTCCAGTTGGCTTTCAACAAGAGTATGCAAAAAAGACAAAGGGACAACACGATGGTTCACTCTAGCACTTGATTTCCCACTCGCCGCTATTTCGCGGGTAATGGTGAAGCTATCTTCTTCTATATCAAAACCATTTTCCTGTAAAAAAGAAGCGATAGGACTCTTTGAATCTAAGGAGAAGCTTGCTTCAATAATGGCTTTATCTTTGGAAACCATAGTGCTTGAAGCTTTTTGCCCTTGTAATAAAGACAAAGCATCCAAGAAAATAGATTTACCCGCTCCTGTTTCACCTGTGATGGCTGAAAAACCCATTGGAAAATCCAGCTCCAATCGGTCAATTAAAATAAAGTTTTGAATATAGAGATGTTCTAACATAGGCTACCTATTTCCTTTTAAAATAGTTTCAATAACACTAGGAATATCCAATCCTAATTCACGCTTGATTTGTTGGGGATCCCCCTGCTCTATATATTCACTAGGAAGACCAAATCTCCTCAATATTTGTTTGGAATTTTTTTCATTTAAATACGATAAAATTGCCGAACTAAGTCCCCCTTCTTTCACATCCGATTCATAGCTATAAATAGGTAATTGTTCTTGAATCAGTTGATCCATCTTTTTTATGTCAATTGGATTAAGAAAACGAGCATTGATTAAACGATATGGTAAAAGATTAGCGATGATGGTTTCTTTAAAGCGATAGACATCGTCACCATAAGTAATGATGGTCCCAATCACTTTTTTTGGTTCATAAATCACTTCCCAAGAACCGATTTCAATCGCTTTCATATCTTCCACTTCATCTGACTGCAAAGATTTTGGATATCTGATTACAAACGGATGGTTCTGATGAAAAGCAGTATACAGTAAATTCCTTGTTTCAATGGCATCTTTTCCATGGGTAATCATTATATTGGGAATGGTTCTTAAGAAAGCCACATCATAAATACCTTGATGGGTTTCACCATCTCCACCAACCAAACCGGCATGATCCACACCAATGACCACACGAGCATCCTGTCTTGCGATGTCATGATGAACTTGATCATAAGCTCTTTGTAAGAAAGAAGAATAAATACATAAGAATGGCTTTTTACCACTCAGAGCTAAACCGGCCGCAAAAGTAGCAGCATGTTCTTCAGCAATCCCCGTATCAAACGAACGTTTTGGATACTTTGCATAAAAAGATCCTAAGGATGAACCATGCACCATGGCGGGTGAGATACAAACAATATCCTTATCTCTTTCTGCTAGTTCAATTAAAGCATTCGTAACTACGTTAGCATTAGAAATAGTACCCTTGGTTGTTTTATTTAAAAAATCCCCTGTTTGCGCATTAAAAGGTCCTACACCATGCCAAGCCCCTGATTCATCATTTTCACATGGCTCGTATCCCTTTCCTTTTTTCGTTAGCACATGGATGACAATTGGACCATGATGATTCTTTGCCATTTCTAAGGCTGGTAATAAGTCGCGATAGCGATGACCATTAACAGGACCTAAGTAATCAATACCAAATTCTTCAAAAATACCCCCATCTGTTAAACCGGTACGAACTTTATTTTTGATTTCTGCTAAAGAATGATAAAGTGATTTACCAATTTTATTCTTGGGAATGGAATTTTTAATAGAAGATTTTAAAACACCATAGGCTTTTGAGGTTCGCATCTTTGCTAGAGAAGAATTCACAGCACCTACATTCTTTGAGATGGACATTTCATTATCATTTAAGATAACAATCATTTTCCGCTTCTCTTCACCAATTTCATTCAAAGCTTCTAAAGCCATGCCCGAGGAAATCGCACCGTCGCCAATCACAGCAATAACCTGGTAATCATCATGATTCATATCTCTTGCGATTGCCATACCTAAAGCGGCGCTTAAGGAAGTAGAAGAATGACCGGATTCCCAAACATCATGAATAGACTCTTTTCTTTTTGGAAAGCCCGATAGACCTTTGTGCTTTCGGAGACTTGAAAAATCTTTGCCTCTTCCGGTTAAGATTTTGTGAACATAAGATTGATGACCGACATCAAATATAATTTTATCTTTAGGGCTATCAAAGACTTTGTGCAAAGCAACGCTTAACTCTACTACACCTAAATTACTCGCTAAATGACCCCCTGTTTTAGAAAGAGAATCCACGAGAAAATGACGAATATCACTGGATAATTCGTTTAATTCTGATATGGATGCATCTTTTAAGAATGACGGATCTTTAATACCCTCTAACTTCATAACATTTCTCCTAGTACTGGCGCTTTTGAATGGATTGAATATATTCCATTAAGATGGATGAATTCAAGTTAGGAATGGACTTCAAACATTCTATCCCCCGATAGTAATATGTTTTTTCTAGTTCTTTTGCTGAAGCTGGACCAATCAATTTTAATAAAGTTTGCTTATCATTTTCTTCATCTGAATTGGATTTACCTAATTCTTCCGCTGTTTTTTCAATATCGAATAGATCATCTTGAATTTGGAAAGCTAAACCAATCCATTTACCTGCCTCTTGAAAAATCTTTAGATTTTCGAATTGGTTAGCAGCAATGGCTCCTAATTCCAAAGCAACCTCTAATAAACGACCAGTCTTTTTTTCCAACATAGTTTCAATATTGACTCGATTATTCAATTGCTCGGGTCGCATATCCATGACTTGCCCTAAAACCATACCGTTCGCTCCGGCGTGTGTGCTTAAGATTTCTAATGCTTTTAAATTTTGTTTATCCGATAAAGAATTTCTTGTTAACTGAAAGAAAGCTTCGGTTAGTAAAGCATCCCCTGCTAAAATGGCTATATCTTCGCCATAGACCACATGAACACTTGCTTTCCCTCTTCTTAAGACATCGTTATCCATAGCCGGTAAATCATCATGAATTAGAGAATAGGTATGAATGTATTCCAAAGCACAAGCATAAGCATAACCAAGCTCCTCTTTTCGATTAAAAGCTTTTAAAGTATGAAAGATAAGTTGTGGACGAATGCGTTTTCCACCTGCCAACAATGCGTATTCCATCGCTTCCTTTAATCGACTATCTTCATACAAAGTCAAACTTTCCTTAAGATAGTTTTCGAAGTTCATTCGCTATCCACCTTATTTTCTTTTACAATATCAGTTACTTTTTTTTCAAACTTCTTCAATTGTTGATCACATTGTTTGGCTAAACTCAATCCTTCTTCAAATAAAGAAATTGTTTCTTCCAATGGGGCTTCATTGCTCTCCAGTTGTTTTACAATTTTTTCCAAGCGCTTCATTGCGTCTTCAAATTTTAATTCTTCCATGTTTTCTCCTTTGTTTGTACCTGCGTTTGTACAAAACCATCACTAAAGCGTAATTTAATCTTATCACCAACTTCTATAGTATTGATGGAACGCACTACCCTTTCTTCTTTTAAGGCAACTGAATAACCGCGATCTAAAATCTTTAAGGGTGAATAAGCATCTAATAGCTGAATGAGATGACTATACTCTTTATTTTGAATTGCAGAATAGTGATTTATCGCTTTGTTAAGTTCTTCTTTTCTTTGTTTTAGATTGTGGTTATTTTCCAAACTTTGTTCTTGAATATTTTGTTTTATGCGATTTTGGTAATCTTGAATTTGATTTTGATAGAAACGAGATTGTTGCAATAAAGAGGCCTCAAAGCGATGTGTCAATTGTTTGTATTGATTTCTTATTTCCAATAAGGTTTCCTTTTGTTTCGATAAGCGCAATAGGTATTGATCCAATTGATAGCTTTTATCTCTTGTTAAAAGCTCCGGATTTTGAAAATAGGTATTCTTGTTCAAATGGTTTAAATTCTCTTGGATAAGTGATAAACACGCTAGCATTCTTTGTATCAAACGCATAGAAACGTGTCTTAAAGATTGGTGTATCTCAGCTTGATTGGGGGTAACCGCTTCCGCCGCCCCAGTCGGTGTATTGGCTCTAAGGTCGGCCACATAATCCACTAAGGTTGTATCGGTTTCATGACCAATACCTGTCACAATCGCTGTCTTCGTTTCATAAACAGTACGCACTAGTTGTTCATCATTAAAGATAAATAAATCTTCAAAGGAACCACCTCCTCTTGCTAGAATTAGAACATCATGCTTAGACTGATCTGCCTTTTTAATGGCTTCTACTATCAAAGGAATTGAACTTTGACTTTGTACGGGACATTCATAAAAAAACTGTTTTGCCATTGGCCAACGAAGATTTAAAGTACGAACCATATCCGCTTTTCCGGCGGTATCTTTTCCGGTGATAATACCAATTTCCAAGGGGTATTTCGGAAGTGGTTTTTTATGTTCCGGATTGAATAAGCCTTCCCCACTTAATTTCTTTTTTAAAGCTTCTAGCTGCAGCATCAAATCACCAATGCCTTGTTTGTGCATGGCGGCAATCGTTAATGTAATAGAAGTACTTGGCACATAAACTCCAAGGCTACATTTTACTACCACTTTATCACCATTTTTAGGAACAAAGTTAATATGGCTAATCGTTGAATTCCAAATAGCACAATTGATAGAAGCCTGTTCATCTTTTAAACTAAAGTACCAATGTTTTGAAGCCCGAAAATTGGATATTTCCCCTTCCATCAAAAAGTTATGCAAGGGGAGATCTCTTTCCAAAAGAGCTTTAATTCGTTTGGAAACCGCACTGACGGAATGAATATTCTCACTCATATCACATCTAATACGTTATTCACCAGACGATAACTATCGGCTTCTCCATAGGTTTTCGCCAGCTCAACCGCCTCATCGATAATGATGGCTGCCGCCACTTCTTTTAAGGCAAATTCAGCACATCCGACTAATAATATTGCTTTCTCAATGGTACCTAAACGATCATAGCTCCACTTTTTTAAAACACGATTAAGATAGATTTTATACTCCTCCATATGCGTCTGGGCATTTTCAACAACACGAATAAAATAAGGATCTACCTTATCCAAAGAACCAAACGTATCTTCCATAATGCCATGAATATCTCTTGATAAACTTAAATACGCATACAAGGATAAAACAGCTTTTTCTCTTTGTTCACTACGGCTCATATTTATAAAACTCCTGTTACTATTTTATCATAAGAAACGGATTCACTCTAATTAAAAAGACTAGCCGGCTAGTCTTATCACTTATAAGAATTATCACTATTTTTAACCTGCACATCGTGGGCACCTCCTTCAACAATCGAAGTGGAAGAAACTAAGGTAATTTTAGCTTTTTCTTGTAATTCTGGAATGGTTAAGGCGCCACAATTACACATGGTTGATTTTATTTTCAACGTTGTCATGTTTACGTTATCTTTTAATAAGCCGGCGTATGGTACATAAGAATCCACTCCTTCTTCAAAGGATAGCTTCTTTCCTTGTCCTAAATCATAACGCCCCCAGTTACGCGCACGAGCAGAACCTTCTCCCCAATACTCTTTTACTGTGTTCCCATTCACAACAAGTTTTTGTCCGGGTGCTTCTTCAAAGCGGGAGAAGTAACGACCTAGCATGACAAAGTCAGCCCCCATCGCTAGGGCTAAAGTCATATGGTAATCATAGACAATACCACCATCCGAACAAATTGGTACGTAAATTCCCTTTTCTTCAAAGTAAGCATCACGTGCTTTCGCTACCTCAATAACCGCTGTCGCTTGACCACGACCAATGCCTTTGGTTTCACGTGTGATACAAATCGATCCACCGCCAATGCCAATTTTCACAAAGTCAGCACCAGCATCAGCTAAATAACGGAAACCTTCTCCATCAACCACATTACCGGCTCCAACATAGACTTGATGACCATATTCCTTCTTAATCCATGCAATCGTTTCACTTTGCCAGATAGAATAACCTTCCGAAGAATCAATCACTAATACATCTACCCCTGCTTTTACTAAGGCAGGTACTCTTTCTTGATAATCACGAGAATTAATACCGGCTCCAACTAATAAGCGCTTTTCTTCATCCAATAATTCTTCTGGATTTTCTTTATGAGAATCATAGTCTTTCCGAAAGACTAAATAACACAAGCATTGATTTTCATCGACAATTGGTAAGGTATTTAATTTATGATCCCAAATAATATCATTAGCTTCGGACAAAGTTGTATTCTTCTTCGCTACCACCAACTTATCAAATGGTGTCATAAAGTTTTCAACGCGTGTTAATCCATCCATCCTAGATAAACGATAATCACGACTAGTCACTAAACCAACGAGTTTACCATGGCTTGTACCATCTTCTGTAACCGGCATTGTACTATGACCTGTTTCTTCTAAAAGCACTAACAATTCCTTTAATGTGGACTTTGGTGTTAAATTCGCATCGGATACCACAAAACCGGCTTTATAATTCTTAACCCGTTCAACCATAGCCGCTTGGGAAGCGATGGATTGGGAACCAAAAATGAAGGAAATACCACCTTCTTTAGCAAGGGCAATCGCTAAACAATCATCACTGACCGACTGCATGACTGCTGAAACCATTGGAATGTTCAAATTCAATGAACATTCTTCTCCTTTTTTATAACGAACTAAAGGTGTTTTAAGACTGACATTGTTAGGAATATTCTCCTTTCCCGTATAACCTGGAATCAATAAATATTCACTAAAGGTGTGGGATGGTTCCGTGTAATATTTAGCCATGAGAGCCTCCTTAAATTAAAACGATTATATCCCATTCTAAAGCCTTTTTCAATGCTTATTTTATTGTTATAATATGGGCTATTAGAGGTGAAATATGCGCTTAAAAAATAGTTACTTTTTTACATTAAGAGAAAATGCGAAAGACGAAGATTCCCAAAGTTCCAATTTATTAGTACGAGCCGGTATGATTAGGAAGAGCTCAACTGGAGTTTATATGATTTTACCAATGGGTTTAAAGGTCTTTAATAAAATCAAAGAGATTATTCGAGAAGAAATGGCAGCCATTGGTTGTCAAGAATTATTGATGCCGGCTTTAATTCCAGAAGAGGTTTATATTGCTTCGGGAAGAAGAGATGGCTTTGGTTCCTCGATGTTTTCTTTGAAGGATCGTAAAAAGCAAAATTATGTTTTAGGACCAACACATGAAGAATTGTTTGCGCATGCGGCGAAATTAAAAATTCGTTCATATAAAGATATGCCCTTTTCTATTTATCAAATCCAAACAAAATTCCGTGATGAGCCTAGACCTCGATATGGTTTAATTCGTGTGCGTGAATTCCAAATGAAAGATGCTTACTCTTTTGATGTGGATGAAGCTAGTATGGACATCAGTTATAACAAGCAATTTCAAGCGTATAAGAATATCTTTAATCGTTTGGGATTGAATTATGTGATTGTGAAAGCTAATACAGGTGTTATGGGTGGTTTATTATCAGAAGAATTCCAAGCACTTAGTCCAATTGGGGAAGATATTTTAGCTTTAAATGAAGATGGATCTTATGCAGCCAATTTAGAAGTTGCTGCTTGTTTGCCGGAAGACTTTAATTCTTCTGAAGAAAAGAAGAGCATTGAAAAAGTAGAAACACTTGGGCAACATAGTATTGAAGAAGTTGTTCATTTCTTAAAAATAGATGCCAAAAGAACAGTGAAAACGTTATGCTATGAAGCTGATGGTGAATTGGTGGTGGTTTTAGTTCGGGGGGATCGTGAAGTCAATGAAACAAAGGTACAAATGGCTTTAGGTTGTCTATCTTTAGAGCTTGCACCAGAAGACAAGGTCAAACAACTATTCCACTGCCCTGTCGGTTCTTTAGGTCCTATTGGTTTAAAAGCTAAGATATTGGCAGATCAGGAAGTTGAATTATTGAGAAACTTTGTGCTTGGGGCTAACGAAGATGGGTATCATTATATCCATGTCAATCCAAGTGATTTTGAAGTCAGTAAATATGGTGATTTTCGTCAACTTCAAGAAGGTGATGCTTGTCCTATGGGTCAAGGAAACATTCACTTTGAAAAAGGAATTGAAGTCGGTAATACCTTTAAGCTTGGTACAAAGTATTCCAAGGCAATGGATTTGCAATATTTGAATGCGAATAATCAATTGGACTATGTATGGATGGGTTGTTATGGAATCGGTCCGGCAAGAGTGATGGCTGCCCTTGCTGAACAAAACCTCGATGAAAATGGAATTAATTGGCCTAAGAATTTAGCTCCATATCGTTGTTCCATCACCATTATTTCAATGAAGAGTACCCGGCAAGTCCAAGTAGCGAATGAACTATATGAAACATTGCGAAAAGCCGGCATCGATGTCTTATTAGATGATCGTGATGAAAGACCTGGAGTTAAGTTTAAGGATATGGATTTAATTGGTATCCCAACGCAAATTACCGTTGGTAAAGCGATTGTGGATGGTCAAGTAGAAATGAAAGAACGTGGTTGTGAAAAACAACTTATCGCTATTTCTTCTGTTTTAGATTACTTCAAAGATTAAAACAAATAAAAAGCGGAAATTTGAACTGTCCATTTTCAATGGGGCAGTTTCATTCCCGCTTTTTTTAATGTTACTTAGCTGGTGTATAAGCCTTCGCTAATTTATCCATTGAAGTAATCACATCATTTGATACTTGAAGAATTTGTTTCTCACCTGTTTTGAAATTCTTATAAGTTGCATAGCCTTCTTTGTAGAAAGACACATTGTATGTGACATCCTTAACATCCGCTTCAAAGCTGACAACAACACTGGTTTGAGGTAATACCGGTTTTTCAGTAACAGTCTTTGTTTCTAAAGCATCCACTACCTTTGCAATGTTTTTAATGAATTCCTTGTCCTTGTTAGGATCCAACGTAACACGAACAGAATCTTTTGCGTTGACTGGCCAATAAACCATCTTAACAGTAGCCCCTTCAGCTTGCATGTTTTTAGCAAATTCTTTCATTGCGTTTTCTGTTGCAGGGGCTTTTTTAGAATTGTTATTAGCGCAAGCAGCTACTAGTACTGACAAAGCCACAATAGCTACTAATTTCATAATTTTCTTCATTTTCTTTCTCCTTAATTTCAACTTCTTTAATTGTAAATTATCTAGGTTATTAGTCAATATTTAATTTCTGGATTTTTGCTTAATTTGTTCAATCAATTGGTTCAAATAGGCTTCCGATGGATACGTTATTTCCTCCTTGGAGCCATAGTTGCGAACCGTAACACTCTTATTTTCAATATCACGATTACCAACAACAATTTGAACGGGTATCTTATTCATTTGTGCTTCACGAATACGATAACCTAACTTCTCATTACGATCATCCAAATGTGAACGAATACCACGTATTTTTAAAGCTTGGTTAACACTAGCCGCATAGTCACCATGAGCTTCAGAATTCACCGGGATAACCACCACTTGCAATGGAGCAAGCCATAAAGGAAGAACTCCTTTGGTTTCTTCTAATAAGAAAGCAATAAAGCGGTCTAAAGAGCCTAAGATAGCACGATGAATAACCACGGGTCTTAGCTTTTGGTTCTCTTTATTTACATATTCCAATTCAAAACGTTCGGGTAATTGGTAATCCAATTGAATGGTACTAAGGGTTACATCATGACCTAAAGCCGATTTTACTTGAACATCAATCTTAGGACCATAGAAAGCAGCTTCTCCTTCCGCTTCATAATAAGGAACAGCCATTTCTTTTAAAACTTCTCTTAATTCATTTTCTGAACGGGTCCATAACTCATCATTACCAAAATACTTATCCGTATTACTTGGATCACGCAAAGACAAACGGAAAGCGTAGTCTTTAAAACCAAAGTCCTTATAAACATCTAAGACTAACTTCGTGACATTTTTAATTTCATCAGCAATTTGATCCGAACGTAAGAAAATATGCGCATCATTTTGCGTAAAAGAACGAGAACGCTCAATTCCCGTTAAAGCACCCGAGGCTTCCAAACGGAAGTCATGCGCAATCTCAGCAATACGAACAGGTAAATCACGATAAGAATGCAAGCTAGATTTATAAATAATCATATGTTCAGGACAGTTCATTGGTCTTAACACATAATTATCACCATCTCTTTCCATAATTGGGAACATATCTTCTTTATAGTGAGCCAAATGACCGGATATTTCATAAAGCTTCGTACTAGCAACCGATGGTGTTAAAACATGATCATAGCCTAAAGAAATTTCTTTTTTCATGATGTAATCCGACAGTAAACGTCTTACTGTAAAACCATTTGGTAGCCACATTGGCAAACCAGATCCAACTGTTTCTGAGAATAAGAACATCTTTAAATCTTTTCCCAACTTACGATGATCTCTTTCTTTCGCTTCCTCTAAGACTTGTAAATAGGCTTCTAATTCCTCAGCGTTTGGGAAACAAACTCCATAAATACGCTGTAAAACCTTATTATTTTTATCCCCCTTCCAATAAGCACCGGAATGCTTTAATAGCTTAAAATTCTTTAGTAGCTTTGTGCTTTCAACATGTGGACCACGACACAAATCTGTAAAATCGCCTTGACTATACATAGAAATATTGGTACCTTCCGGCATATGATTGATTAGGTCTACTTTATAGGGATCATCCTTGAATTGTTCTAAAGCTTCTTCACGACTAATTTCATGACGGACAATGCGTTTATTCTCCTTAGCACATTTCTTCATTTCCTTTTCAATCTTAGCAATATCTTCATCACGAATCACATCATCGCCCAAATCAATGTCATAGTAGAAGCCCTCTTCTACAACTGGTCCTACCCAAAATTTAGCATGAGGGTACAAGTGCTTCACGGCTTGAGCTAATAAATGTGCACAAGAATGATTGAGTACTTCTAATTCTGGATTTTCTTTAAAATTTATCATCTTCTCTCCTTTTCCAAATAAAAAGGCATCCCTAAAGGACGCCTAGCGCGGTACCACCTTTATTGTTAGATGACTATCTAACACTCAAATGCTTTAACGCAGCCAACGATCTATTTTCATAGATTGCTCACAAGTAGTAATTTCATGGGATTTCTTATCCTTTTCAGCAACCAGGATACTCTCTACAAGCCTCACCATCAAATCGTGTCTTGATCATCGCAACTGCCTACATTGTAACAACTTTCCAATCGTTGTCAATCAAACAAGGATAATTGGTTGGTATCGTTTAAATCTTGAATAATACCCATCTTTTCAAAACGTTGTAATAAGGTCTTAGATAAATGTGTTCTTGCTAATAAATCTTCTTTAGAAAGGAATTCTCCTTCTTGTCTAGCTTGAACAATATTCTCTGCCACCGATTCACCTAAGGAATCTATGACCACAAATGGTGGAATCACTGCATTTGGATTGCTTGGTGATTGCTTGAAACGAGTGGCTAATGATTCATACAAATTGACATTTTCAATCGAATAGCCACGAGCATACATTTCTTCACAAATTTCAAGTGTGTTAAATAAGGCCTTATCTTTATTAGATAAGCCAGGATCACGAGTATCCATTAACTTCTTAATTCGTTCCATTTCCATTCTTACTGCCGTTAAACCTTTACTCATAATGGCAATATCATAGGCATCACAGCGCAAAGTTAAATATTGAATATAAAAGTTAATTGGTTCATGCACTTTATACCAAGCAATACGAACCGCCATCATAACATAAGCAACCGCATGTGCTTTTGGAAACATATATTTAATCTTTTTACAGGAATCAATGTACCAATCCGGCACTTGATGTTCACGCATGTTTTTTTCTTGCGCTTCGGTTAAACCCTTTCCTTTACGAACCCCTTCCATAATCTTAAAGGCATCTAATGGTTCTAATTTCTTATCCAGTAAGTAAGTCATAATATCATCACGACAGCCAATCACATCTTTTAGAAGGAACCCTTGTTTCACTCGTTCTTCAGCATTTCCTGCCCAAACGTCTGTTCCATGGGTTAAACCGGATAGAATGGTTAAATCTGA comes from the Bulleidia sp. zg-1006 genome and includes:
- the recN gene encoding DNA repair protein RecN, yielding MLEHLYIQNFILIDRLELDFPMGFSAITGETGAGKSIFLDALSLLQGQKASSTMVSKDKAIIEASFSLDSKSPIASFLQENGFDIEEDSFTITREIAASGKSSARVNHRVVPLSFLHTLVESQLDIHGQKDSAYLLQKTRHLYLLDEYGRLHAQKKAVKEAYENYKQALKEKEDFLNTKLGEEELDFYQFQLQELEEANLQQGEEEKLKQLEKQAKEMKKSAQDYLSLFEYYDSESSNSLYQTMKLVDVLKGVDESQEKIHEAYETLVDGLEEIRDQLNPDFFDEEEMNQIEERLFLIQRFKRKYGPRLEDVLHYQKDLAEKLANYGEQEFHLKKLDEKINFYFKEYSSKANHLSEKRHQIAKSLEKEVLQQLKDLELPYAQFEVLFKDIEGNSTGIDDVEFYVSMNKGEKLSSLTKVASGGELSRFMLALKIIFTKLQGIQTIVFDEIDTGVSGHVATAIGEKMALLSKDCQVFSVTHLAQVASLAHHQFLVSKSVHQEKTTTKVHLLNQEERASELAYLFSGNRSEKAIEAAKELLEHV
- the dxs gene encoding 1-deoxy-D-xylulose-5-phosphate synthase, which codes for MKLEGIKDPSFLKDASISELNELSSDIRHFLVDSLSKTGGHLASNLGVVELSVALHKVFDSPKDKIIFDVGHQSYVHKILTGRGKDFSSLRKHKGLSGFPKRKESIHDVWESGHSSTSLSAALGMAIARDMNHDDYQVIAVIGDGAISSGMALEALNEIGEEKRKMIVILNDNEMSISKNVGAVNSSLAKMRTSKAYGVLKSSIKNSIPKNKIGKSLYHSLAEIKNKVRTGLTDGGIFEEFGIDYLGPVNGHRYRDLLPALEMAKNHHGPIVIHVLTKKGKGYEPCENDESGAWHGVGPFNAQTGDFLNKTTKGTISNANVVTNALIELAERDKDIVCISPAMVHGSSLGSFYAKYPKRSFDTGIAEEHAATFAAGLALSGKKPFLCIYSSFLQRAYDQVHHDIARQDARVVIGVDHAGLVGGDGETHQGIYDVAFLRTIPNIMITHGKDAIETRNLLYTAFHQNHPFVIRYPKSLQSDEVEDMKAIEIGSWEVIYEPKKVIGTIITYGDDVYRFKETIIANLLPYRLINARFLNPIDIKKMDQLIQEQLPIYSYESDVKEGGLSSAILSYLNEKNSKQILRRFGLPSEYIEQGDPQQIKRELGLDIPSVIETILKGNR
- a CDS encoding polyprenyl synthetase family protein, which produces MNFENYLKESLTLYEDSRLKEAMEYALLAGGKRIRPQLIFHTLKAFNRKEELGYAYACALEYIHTYSLIHDDLPAMDNDVLRRGKASVHVVYGEDIAILAGDALLTEAFFQLTRNSLSDKQNLKALEILSTHAGANGMVLGQVMDMRPEQLNNRVNIETMLEKKTGRLLEVALELGAIAANQFENLKIFQEAGKWIGLAFQIQDDLFDIEKTAEELGKSNSDEENDKQTLLKLIGPASAKELEKTYYYRGIECLKSIPNLNSSILMEYIQSIQKRQY
- the xseB gene encoding exodeoxyribonuclease VII small subunit, with the protein product MEELKFEDAMKRLEKIVKQLESNEAPLEETISLFEEGLSLAKQCDQQLKKFEKKVTDIVKENKVDSE
- the xseA gene encoding exodeoxyribonuclease VII large subunit, producing the protein MSENIHSVSAVSKRIKALLERDLPLHNFLMEGEISNFRASKHWYFSLKDEQASINCAIWNSTISHINFVPKNGDKVVVKCSLGVYVPSTSITLTIAAMHKQGIGDLMLQLEALKKKLSGEGLFNPEHKKPLPKYPLEIGIITGKDTAGKADMVRTLNLRWPMAKQFFYECPVQSQSSIPLIVEAIKKADQSKHDVLILARGGGSFEDLFIFNDEQLVRTVYETKTAIVTGIGHETDTTLVDYVADLRANTPTGAAEAVTPNQAEIHQSLRHVSMRLIQRMLACLSLIQENLNHLNKNTYFQNPELLTRDKSYQLDQYLLRLSKQKETLLEIRNQYKQLTHRFEASLLQQSRFYQNQIQDYQNRIKQNIQEQSLENNHNLKQRKEELNKAINHYSAIQNKEYSHLIQLLDAYSPLKILDRGYSVALKEERVVRSINTIEVGDKIKLRFSDGFVQTQVQTKEKTWKN
- a CDS encoding transcription antitermination protein NusB yields the protein MSRSEQREKAVLSLYAYLSLSRDIHGIMEDTFGSLDKVDPYFIRVVENAQTHMEEYKIYLNRVLKKWSYDRLGTIEKAILLVGCAEFALKEVAAAIIIDEAVELAKTYGEADSYRLVNNVLDVI
- a CDS encoding IMP dehydrogenase, with amino-acid sequence MAKYYTEPSHTFSEYLLIPGYTGKENIPNNVSLKTPLVRYKKGEECSLNLNIPMVSAVMQSVSDDCLAIALAKEGGISFIFGSQSIASQAAMVERVKNYKAGFVVSDANLTPKSTLKELLVLLEETGHSTMPVTEDGTSHGKLVGLVTSRDYRLSRMDGLTRVENFMTPFDKLVVAKKNTTLSEANDIIWDHKLNTLPIVDENQCLCYLVFRKDYDSHKENPEELLDEEKRLLVGAGINSRDYQERVPALVKAGVDVLVIDSSEGYSIWQSETIAWIKKEYGHQVYVGAGNVVDGEGFRYLADAGADFVKIGIGGGSICITRETKGIGRGQATAVIEVAKARDAYFEEKGIYVPICSDGGIVYDYHMTLALAMGADFVMLGRYFSRFEEAPGQKLVVNGNTVKEYWGEGSARARNWGRYDLGQGKKLSFEEGVDSYVPYAGLLKDNVNMTTLKIKSTMCNCGALTIPELQEKAKITLVSSTSIVEGGAHDVQVKNSDNSYK
- a CDS encoding proline--tRNA ligase; this encodes MRLKNSYFFTLRENAKDEDSQSSNLLVRAGMIRKSSTGVYMILPMGLKVFNKIKEIIREEMAAIGCQELLMPALIPEEVYIASGRRDGFGSSMFSLKDRKKQNYVLGPTHEELFAHAAKLKIRSYKDMPFSIYQIQTKFRDEPRPRYGLIRVREFQMKDAYSFDVDEASMDISYNKQFQAYKNIFNRLGLNYVIVKANTGVMGGLLSEEFQALSPIGEDILALNEDGSYAANLEVAACLPEDFNSSEEKKSIEKVETLGQHSIEEVVHFLKIDAKRTVKTLCYEADGELVVVLVRGDREVNETKVQMALGCLSLELAPEDKVKQLFHCPVGSLGPIGLKAKILADQEVELLRNFVLGANEDGYHYIHVNPSDFEVSKYGDFRQLQEGDACPMGQGNIHFEKGIEVGNTFKLGTKYSKAMDLQYLNANNQLDYVWMGCYGIGPARVMAALAEQNLDENGINWPKNLAPYRCSITIISMKSTRQVQVANELYETLRKAGIDVLLDDRDERPGVKFKDMDLIGIPTQITVGKAIVDGQVEMKERGCEKQLIAISSVLDYFKD